In a genomic window of Xylophilus rhododendri:
- a CDS encoding patatin-like phospholipase domain-containing protein codes for MPEEHGPESSNSLSDMQRLCEQRRQQLADGGAHLAGQPTWGLALSGGGIRSATFCFGLLKALAQKGIFHRFDLLSTVSGGGYIGSTIGKLFQTAVPGPGAAGQVEQALAEADKKWFSFWLRANGRYLIPNGATDLFFAAANFGRNLLGIHIEIALLGILAGCLLALFDTAVWQCADGIYAGRSCFLSPLMPASSLPGLSRWPTLWLLLIPLGWLAGVVAVGYWALPAQGQRMKPWRWLEAAAAAALAWLLASNLQARAGAAAALPGESDKLGLSTLTLWLVLAVLSWSVLGTLLAWAMAMSARPADMLRNRLTGWLAWLLKWGIVVAAVGLMDVLAWVMARAGFEDHGVVGGGLALAVVAARALLPRLADLPKGLTPGIRLSFMAVINLVGLAVLVALLVFWISVVHRNASTAMFQRMPQGLTFAASWKWLAVFFLPPALIVGFSWRNREFLNRSSLFSFYRARLIRSYLGAGNVRRFQKGVASPLEGYPRDLAPDAVNVAVQQVEQGDDEAMSRYEPHRAGGPVHLLNVCVNQTRDPRGGLFNQDRKGLPMTVGPRGQVRVGQERWREVDAAGSMTLGSWMAISGAAVAPGLGASTRSGLSALLMLGGVRLGYWWDSCCVARGPGQARPRAVGKYGQLLAELQGRFDGVERRDWYLSDGGHFENTGAYALLREECGLIVVADCGADPRYSFGDLENLVRKARIDLQTEIRFLKPNASAASGSFALEHWSEDAAAVQKGLGQGEIKRMLHSFGSLNDLVSEQSHACLALAQVRYGISGTVGWMVVVKPNICEGLPVDLVNFKADKPLFPQEPTTDQFFSESQWESYFQLGNSLGRQLDGRFLANIGVFARAFFEEDDGTVTALDARGQPQRAAAPKRLPSRIAATGAVTASVGLGAILTLAATAWQATSAYLDKQERASTIDAAVLKEVSDLYASPAKLAASPASPAAAATDDPGAVVLATALLRIDESVCKPANRAAFQASNLVQLALASAKERCASTGLLHPSCKVLVTGDGRPSCVDADDPHRKGNCQPQYWIRSFDPQASALDNCVPVPGVAAGVASTGWAYWFSLDFLGMAWPPGLLAVLDDAAHLRLAGLEWWPDLRSALVNDKVASTAHFGGAGRAPGLVPAPPPSGATAEAPAATRVCGGKTIYIQIFGPELRGVIDTLYRKPLTDGGARVPAAEDVLDSARRNRSQPPRMPSRPTAIYHDRDSMACAASFQGLGDRADWDVRALPESLAATPGVVEIWLPAASGATAENLQSSEGLPGRPFCYQEFDPAAAGPRYGVHCHATAARCEKARGPNPKTRQSACVAIDSTAMGSLAPVDRGWAGSWYRRQATAFGAPFPPLPQPPSGN; via the coding sequence ATGCCCGAAGAACACGGTCCCGAATCGTCGAACTCGCTGAGCGACATGCAGCGGCTGTGCGAGCAGCGCCGCCAGCAGCTGGCCGACGGCGGTGCGCATCTGGCCGGCCAGCCGACCTGGGGACTGGCGCTGTCGGGCGGCGGCATCCGCAGTGCCACCTTCTGCTTCGGGCTGTTGAAGGCGCTGGCGCAGAAGGGCATCTTCCACCGCTTCGACCTGCTGTCCACGGTGTCGGGTGGCGGCTATATCGGCTCGACCATCGGCAAGCTCTTCCAGACGGCCGTGCCCGGGCCCGGCGCGGCCGGGCAGGTGGAGCAGGCGCTGGCCGAGGCGGACAAGAAGTGGTTCTCCTTCTGGCTGCGCGCCAATGGCCGCTATCTGATTCCCAACGGCGCGACCGACCTGTTCTTCGCCGCCGCCAACTTCGGCCGCAACCTGCTGGGCATCCACATCGAGATCGCGCTGCTGGGCATCCTGGCCGGCTGTCTGCTGGCCTTGTTCGACACGGCGGTGTGGCAATGCGCGGATGGCATCTATGCGGGGCGCTCCTGTTTCCTGTCGCCGCTGATGCCGGCCAGCAGCCTGCCCGGGCTGTCGCGCTGGCCGACCTTGTGGCTGCTGCTGATTCCGCTGGGCTGGCTGGCCGGCGTGGTCGCGGTGGGCTACTGGGCGCTGCCCGCCCAGGGGCAGCGGATGAAGCCCTGGCGCTGGCTGGAGGCCGCCGCCGCGGCGGCGCTGGCCTGGCTGCTGGCCTCCAATCTGCAGGCGCGCGCCGGGGCGGCGGCGGCGCTGCCGGGCGAGTCGGACAAGCTCGGCCTGTCGACCCTGACCTTGTGGCTGGTGCTGGCGGTCTTGTCCTGGTCGGTGCTGGGCACGCTGCTGGCCTGGGCCATGGCGATGTCGGCGCGCCCGGCCGACATGCTGCGCAACCGCCTGACCGGCTGGCTGGCCTGGCTGCTGAAATGGGGCATCGTGGTGGCCGCCGTGGGCTTGATGGACGTGCTGGCCTGGGTGATGGCGCGGGCCGGGTTCGAGGACCACGGCGTGGTGGGCGGCGGCCTGGCCCTGGCGGTGGTCGCGGCCCGCGCGCTGCTGCCCCGGCTGGCCGACCTGCCCAAGGGGCTGACGCCGGGCATCCGGCTGAGTTTCATGGCGGTGATCAACCTCGTCGGGCTGGCGGTGCTGGTGGCGCTGCTGGTGTTCTGGATCAGCGTGGTGCACCGCAATGCCAGCACGGCGATGTTCCAGCGCATGCCGCAGGGCCTGACCTTCGCGGCGAGCTGGAAATGGCTGGCGGTGTTCTTCCTGCCGCCGGCGCTGATCGTGGGTTTTTCCTGGCGCAACCGGGAGTTCCTCAATCGCTCCTCGCTGTTCTCCTTCTACCGCGCGCGGCTGATCCGCAGCTACCTGGGCGCGGGCAATGTGCGGCGTTTCCAGAAAGGGGTGGCAAGTCCGCTGGAGGGCTATCCGCGCGACCTGGCGCCCGATGCGGTGAACGTGGCCGTGCAGCAGGTGGAGCAGGGCGACGACGAGGCCATGTCGCGCTACGAGCCCCACCGGGCCGGCGGACCGGTGCACCTGCTCAACGTCTGCGTGAACCAGACCCGCGACCCGCGCGGCGGCCTGTTCAACCAGGACCGCAAGGGGCTGCCGATGACGGTGGGCCCGCGCGGCCAGGTGCGGGTGGGCCAGGAGCGCTGGCGCGAGGTGGATGCGGCCGGCAGCATGACGCTGGGCTCGTGGATGGCCATCTCCGGCGCGGCGGTGGCGCCCGGGCTGGGGGCCAGCACCCGATCGGGCCTGTCGGCGCTGCTGATGCTGGGCGGCGTGCGCCTGGGCTACTGGTGGGACAGCTGCTGCGTGGCGCGCGGGCCCGGCCAGGCCAGGCCGCGCGCGGTCGGCAAGTACGGCCAGCTGCTGGCCGAGCTGCAGGGCCGTTTCGACGGCGTGGAGCGGCGCGACTGGTACCTGAGCGACGGCGGCCATTTCGAGAACACCGGCGCCTATGCGCTGCTGCGCGAGGAGTGCGGGCTGATCGTGGTCGCCGACTGCGGCGCCGATCCGCGCTACAGCTTCGGCGACCTGGAGAACCTGGTGCGCAAGGCGCGCATCGACCTGCAGACCGAGATCCGCTTCCTCAAGCCCAACGCCAGCGCGGCCAGCGGCAGCTTCGCGCTGGAGCACTGGTCGGAGGACGCCGCCGCCGTGCAGAAGGGCCTGGGCCAGGGCGAGATCAAGCGCATGCTGCACAGCTTCGGCTCGCTCAACGACCTGGTCTCCGAGCAAAGCCATGCCTGCCTGGCGCTGGCGCAGGTGCGCTACGGCATCAGCGGCACGGTCGGCTGGATGGTGGTGGTCAAGCCGAATATCTGCGAGGGGCTGCCGGTGGACCTGGTGAACTTCAAGGCCGACAAGCCGCTGTTCCCGCAGGAGCCGACCACCGACCAGTTCTTCAGCGAGAGCCAGTGGGAGAGCTATTTCCAGCTGGGCAACAGCCTGGGCCGCCAGCTCGACGGGCGTTTCCTCGCCAACATCGGCGTGTTCGCCCGTGCCTTCTTCGAGGAGGACGACGGCACGGTGACCGCGCTCGACGCCCGCGGCCAGCCGCAGCGCGCCGCCGCGCCCAAGCGCCTGCCCTCGCGCATCGCCGCCACCGGCGCGGTGACGGCCTCGGTCGGTCTGGGCGCCATCCTGACGCTGGCGGCCACGGCCTGGCAGGCCACCTCGGCCTATCTGGACAAGCAGGAGCGCGCCAGCACCATCGATGCCGCGGTGCTCAAGGAGGTGAGCGACCTGTATGCCAGCCCTGCGAAGCTGGCGGCGTCCCCGGCGTCCCCGGCTGCGGCCGCCACGGACGACCCCGGCGCGGTGGTGCTGGCCACGGCCCTGCTGCGCATCGACGAATCGGTGTGCAAGCCGGCCAACCGGGCGGCGTTCCAGGCCTCGAATCTGGTGCAGCTGGCCCTGGCCAGCGCCAAGGAGCGCTGTGCGTCGACCGGCTTGCTGCACCCGTCCTGCAAGGTGCTGGTGACGGGCGACGGCCGGCCTTCCTGCGTGGACGCGGACGATCCGCACCGCAAGGGCAACTGCCAGCCGCAGTACTGGATCCGCAGCTTCGACCCCCAGGCCAGCGCCCTGGACAACTGCGTGCCCGTGCCGGGCGTGGCCGCCGGCGTGGCGAGCACCGGCTGGGCCTACTGGTTCAGCCTGGATTTCCTGGGCATGGCCTGGCCGCCCGGGCTGCTGGCGGTGCTGGACGACGCGGCGCACCTGCGCCTGGCCGGCCTGGAATGGTGGCCTGACCTGCGCTCGGCCCTGGTCAACGACAAGGTGGCCAGCACGGCGCACTTCGGCGGCGCCGGCCGGGCGCCCGGGCTGGTGCCCGCCCCGCCGCCGAGCGGCGCCACGGCCGAAGCCCCGGCCGCCACGCGCGTCTGCGGCGGCAAGACCATCTACATCCAGATCTTCGGGCCGGAGCTGCGCGGCGTGATCGACACCCTCTACCGCAAGCCCCTGACCGACGGCGGCGCCCGGGTGCCGGCGGCCGAGGACGTGCTCGACAGCGCCCGGCGCAACCGCAGCCAGCCGCCCCGGATGCCGTCTCGGCCGACCGCCATCTATCACGATCGGGATTCCATGGCCTGCGCGGCCAGCTTCCAGGGCCTGGGCGACCGTGCCGACTGGGATGTGCGGGCCCTGCCGGAAAGCCTGGCGGCCACGCCGGGCGTGGTCGAGATCTGGCTGCCGGCCGCGTCCGGCGCCACGGCGGAGAACCTGCAGTCGTCCGAGGGGCTGCCCGGCCGGCCCTTCTGCTACCAGGAGTTCGACCCCGCGGCCGCCGGCCCCCGCTACGGCGTGCATTGCCACGCCACCGCCGCGCGCTGCGAGAAGGCGCGCGGGCCCAATCCCAAGACACGCCAGTCGGCCTGTGTCGCCATCGACAGCACGGCCATGGGCAGCCTGGCGCCGGTCGATCGGGGCTGGGCCGGGTCGTGGTACCGGCGCCAGGCCACCGCCTTCGGCGCGCCGTTTCCGCCGCTGCCCCAGCCGCCATCCGGCAACTGA
- a CDS encoding lysozyme inhibitor LprI family protein: MKHTLLLVTLLACTPAFAQPDEQVVQAVQRQTQGLSAADIRQYHDACDSGVTLQMNICHSYRLARQDLKLNATYARVRQQAAKTGNEAALLKAQRAWLAWRDSQCAYEGKAGAGGGSAEGLFVLSCREALTGEQETRLQDSLTP, encoded by the coding sequence ATGAAGCACACACTCCTCCTCGTGACCCTGCTGGCCTGCACCCCGGCCTTCGCCCAGCCCGACGAACAGGTGGTGCAGGCCGTGCAGCGCCAGACCCAGGGCCTGTCCGCCGCCGACATCCGCCAGTACCACGATGCCTGCGACAGCGGCGTCACCTTGCAGATGAACATCTGCCATTCCTACCGGCTGGCCCGGCAGGACCTGAAACTCAACGCGACCTATGCCCGGGTCCGCCAGCAGGCCGCCAAGACCGGCAACGAAGCCGCCCTGCTGAAGGCCCAGCGCGCCTGGCTGGCCTGGCGCGACAGCCAGTGCGCCTATGAAGGCAAGGCCGGCGCAGGCGGCGGCAGCGCAGAGGGCCTGTTCGTGCTGAGCTGCCGCGAGGCGCTGACCGGCGAGCAGGAAACGCGCCTGCAGGACTCGTTGACGCCCTGA
- a CDS encoding universal stress protein: protein MNHPASILLHLDASRRCAQHVQLARQVAERFDARVTAQLCTSPAVLDYPYAVDCAAGAVQAFEQLDQQSRDRAFTAFLQAAAGSPRLQWSEADNGGPWAFGRRAMYHDLAIVGQRDPHDPAADALPADFVPELAAASGRPVLVLPSAGPLTDVGDTVLLAWKESPEAVRALSAALPWMQKAGTVHAVCWGEATESARAALSALLSAHGIRATVHGGNPAPTRAGEALLTLAAELDADLLAMGCYGHSRTREWVLGGVTRTVLRAMSLPVLMVH, encoded by the coding sequence ATGAACCACCCAGCCTCCATCCTGCTGCACCTCGACGCCAGCCGCCGCTGCGCCCAACACGTGCAGCTCGCCCGCCAGGTCGCGGAACGCTTCGACGCACGTGTCACCGCCCAGCTCTGCACCTCGCCCGCCGTGCTCGACTATCCCTACGCGGTGGACTGCGCCGCCGGCGCCGTGCAGGCCTTCGAGCAGCTCGACCAGCAAAGCCGCGACCGCGCCTTCACCGCCTTCCTGCAGGCCGCCGCCGGCTCGCCGCGGCTGCAGTGGTCCGAGGCCGACAACGGCGGGCCCTGGGCCTTCGGCCGCCGCGCGATGTACCACGACCTGGCGATCGTGGGCCAGCGCGATCCGCACGATCCCGCCGCCGACGCCCTGCCCGCCGACTTCGTGCCCGAACTCGCCGCCGCCTCCGGCCGGCCGGTGCTGGTGTTGCCCTCGGCCGGCCCGCTGACCGATGTGGGCGACACCGTGCTGCTGGCCTGGAAGGAATCCCCGGAAGCCGTGCGCGCCCTGAGCGCCGCCCTGCCCTGGATGCAGAAGGCCGGCACGGTGCATGCGGTGTGCTGGGGCGAGGCCACCGAGTCGGCCCGCGCAGCCTTGTCTGCCCTGCTGTCAGCCCACGGCATCCGCGCCACGGTGCACGGCGGCAACCCCGCGCCCACCCGCGCCGGCGAGGCCTTGCTGACCCTGGCCGCCGAGCTGGACGCCGACCTGCTCGCCATGGGCTGCTACGGCCACAGCCGCACCCGGGAATGGGTGTTGGGCGGGGTGACCCGCACGGTGCTCCGGGCCATGAGCCTGCCGGTGTTGATGGTGCATTGA
- a CDS encoding cysteine hydrolase family protein, whose protein sequence is MSNSLSTPAAAPRRALLVIDVQNEYVTGGLRIEYPPVHDSLERIAQAIDAANAAGIPVVLVQNDAPETSPVFARGSDGWKLHASVASRPHALVISKTLPSVFAGTALADWLSKQRIDTITVAGYMSHNCDASTIVDALHRGLKAEFLSDATGSLPYANTAGSASAEEIHRVFSVVLHSRFAAVATTQAWVDAVAAGAELPRGNIVASNAEALERLPVML, encoded by the coding sequence ATGAGCAACTCCCTTTCCACCCCCGCGGCCGCGCCGCGCCGAGCGCTGCTGGTGATCGACGTGCAGAACGAGTACGTCACCGGCGGCCTGCGCATCGAATACCCGCCGGTGCACGATTCGCTGGAGCGCATCGCCCAGGCGATCGATGCGGCCAACGCCGCCGGCATCCCGGTGGTGCTGGTGCAGAACGACGCACCCGAGACCTCGCCGGTGTTCGCGCGCGGCTCCGATGGCTGGAAGCTGCATGCCTCGGTCGCCTCGCGGCCCCATGCCCTGGTGATCTCCAAGACCCTGCCCAGCGTTTTCGCCGGCACGGCACTGGCCGACTGGCTGAGCAAGCAGCGCATCGACACGATCACGGTGGCGGGCTACATGAGCCACAACTGCGATGCCTCGACCATCGTCGATGCCCTGCACCGCGGGCTGAAGGCCGAGTTCCTGTCGGATGCGACCGGCTCGCTGCCCTATGCCAACACGGCGGGCAGCGCGAGCGCGGAGGAGATCCACCGGGTGTTCAGCGTGGTGCTGCATTCGCGCTTCGCGGCGGTGGCGACGACGCAGGCCTGGGTCGATGCCGTGGCGGCGGGGGCCGAACTGCCTCGGGGCAATATCGTGGCTTCGAATGCCGAGGCGCTGGAGCGGTTGCCGGTGATGCTGTAG
- a CDS encoding TauD/TfdA dioxygenase family protein — MSAVLEPVPAAVRQSFTIQPLAGALGAEVIGLDLSRPLGAEDFQRIHRAHLDHHVLVFRDQQITPAEQVAFSRRFGPLQIHVLKDFQLAGHPEILVVSNIKNAEGKPIGLGDAGHFWHSDLSYKQVPSLGSLLHAQELPAEGGDTLFANQHTAWDELPAELQRAVADLEAEHSYLARYDELRARSPWRPKLTEAQLAEVIPAVHPVVRTHPENGRKALFVSEHFTTRIVGLPEDESRKLLAQLFAHSTQERFVYRHRWQPHDLVFWDNRSVQHLAAGTPDALRRRLNRTTVEGDLPF; from the coding sequence ATGTCCGCCGTTCTCGAACCCGTTCCCGCGGCCGTGCGCCAGTCCTTCACCATCCAGCCACTGGCCGGCGCACTAGGCGCCGAGGTCATCGGACTGGATCTCTCCCGTCCCCTGGGCGCCGAAGACTTCCAGCGCATCCACCGGGCCCACCTCGACCACCATGTGCTGGTCTTTCGCGACCAGCAGATCACCCCCGCCGAACAGGTGGCCTTCAGCCGCCGCTTCGGCCCGCTGCAGATCCATGTGCTCAAGGATTTCCAGCTGGCGGGCCATCCCGAGATCCTGGTCGTCTCCAACATCAAGAACGCCGAAGGCAAGCCGATCGGCCTGGGCGACGCCGGCCACTTCTGGCATTCGGACCTGTCGTACAAGCAGGTGCCCAGCCTGGGCTCCCTGCTGCATGCGCAGGAGCTGCCCGCCGAGGGCGGCGACACCCTCTTCGCCAACCAGCACACCGCCTGGGACGAGCTACCCGCCGAGCTGCAGCGCGCCGTGGCCGACCTGGAGGCCGAGCACAGTTACCTCGCCCGCTACGACGAACTGCGCGCCCGCAGCCCCTGGCGGCCCAAGCTCACCGAGGCGCAGCTGGCCGAGGTGATTCCCGCCGTGCATCCGGTCGTGCGCACCCATCCCGAGAACGGCCGCAAGGCGCTTTTCGTCAGCGAACACTTCACCACCCGCATCGTCGGCCTGCCCGAGGACGAGAGCCGCAAGCTGCTCGCCCAACTCTTCGCCCACAGCACGCAGGAGCGCTTTGTGTACCGCCACCGGTGGCAGCCGCACGACCTGGTGTTCTGGGACAACCGCTCGGTGCAGCACCTGGCCGCCGGTACGCCCGATGCCCTGCGTCGTCGCCTGAACCGCACCACCGTCGAGGGCGACCTGCCCTTCTGA
- a CDS encoding ABC transporter ATP-binding protein — MTNPLKIAVPQETAAAAAQAGRPLLQVRQVSIDYRLSDRAVRAVHQVSLDVHEGDRFILLGASGCGKSSLLKAIGGFIPTSEGSIELAGRQVQKAGPDRAMVFQEFDQLPPWLTVQQNVAFPLRATGVKRREAAERAFTYIEKVGLARFADAYPHQLSGGMKQRVAIARALALQPRVLLMDEPFAALDALTRQRMQQELLELWAEFRFTLVFVTHAIDEALLLGSRIAVLSPHPGRLRAEIDASRFDAQDIASPDFRAATQRIHCLLFEQAHA; from the coding sequence ATGACGAACCCTCTCAAGATAGCCGTGCCGCAGGAGACGGCCGCCGCGGCCGCGCAGGCCGGCAGGCCCCTGCTGCAGGTGCGCCAGGTCAGCATCGACTACCGCCTGTCCGATCGCGCCGTGCGTGCGGTCCACCAGGTGAGCCTCGACGTGCACGAAGGCGACCGCTTCATCCTGCTGGGCGCCTCGGGCTGCGGCAAATCCTCGCTGCTCAAGGCCATCGGCGGTTTCATCCCCACCAGCGAGGGCAGCATCGAGCTGGCCGGCCGGCAGGTGCAAAAGGCCGGTCCGGACCGCGCCATGGTGTTCCAGGAATTCGACCAGCTGCCGCCTTGGCTGACGGTGCAGCAGAACGTCGCCTTCCCGCTGCGCGCCACCGGCGTCAAGCGCCGCGAGGCCGCCGAGCGCGCCTTCACATACATCGAGAAAGTGGGCCTGGCCCGCTTCGCCGATGCCTATCCGCACCAGCTCTCCGGCGGCATGAAGCAGCGTGTGGCCATCGCCCGCGCCCTGGCCCTGCAGCCGCGTGTGCTGCTGATGGACGAGCCCTTCGCCGCGCTCGACGCCCTCACCCGCCAGCGCATGCAGCAGGAGCTGCTGGAGCTGTGGGCCGAGTTCCGCTTCACCCTGGTCTTCGTCACCCATGCGATCGACGAGGCCCTGCTGCTGGGCAGCCGCATCGCCGTGCTCTCGCCGCACCCGGGCCGGCTGCGTGCCGAGATCGACGCCTCGCGCTTCGATGCACAGGACATCGCCAGCCCCGACTTCCGCGCCGCCACCCAGCGCATCCACTGCCTGCTGTTCGAACAGGCGCACGCATGA
- a CDS encoding ABC transporter permease has translation MSSIAVLPRPDVEYTLQNVPAELAVPPQSPWHRLWNHDGLRRTLVVAAFLLLWEIIARIQNNDLMLPTFGQTALALVDGFRTGELPAKAAISLSLLLKGYATGVACAFVLTSLAVATRWGRDLLFTLTAMLNPLPPIALLPLALLWFGLGQGSMVFVLVHSVLWPLALATLTGFQSVPATLRMAGRNYGLTGTRYVLHLLIPAALPSILSGLKIGWAFAWRTLIAAELVFGASSGKGGLGWYIFQNRNELYTDKVFAGLAVVIAIGLAVDLLVFGTLEKLTVRRWGTQH, from the coding sequence ATGAGCTCCATCGCAGTCCTGCCCCGCCCCGACGTCGAATACACCCTGCAGAACGTACCGGCCGAACTGGCCGTGCCGCCGCAGAGCCCGTGGCACCGCCTCTGGAACCACGACGGCCTGCGCCGCACCCTGGTGGTCGCAGCCTTCTTGCTGCTGTGGGAAATCATCGCCCGCATCCAGAACAACGACCTGATGCTGCCGACCTTCGGCCAGACCGCGCTGGCCCTGGTGGATGGGTTCAGGACCGGCGAACTGCCCGCCAAGGCGGCCATCTCGCTGTCGCTGCTGCTCAAAGGCTATGCCACCGGCGTGGCCTGCGCCTTCGTGCTGACCAGCCTGGCCGTGGCCACCCGCTGGGGCCGCGACCTGCTGTTCACGCTCACGGCCATGCTCAACCCGCTGCCGCCCATCGCCCTGCTGCCGCTGGCCCTGCTGTGGTTCGGCCTGGGCCAGGGCAGCATGGTCTTCGTGCTGGTGCATTCGGTGCTGTGGCCGCTGGCCCTGGCCACGCTGACGGGCTTCCAGTCGGTGCCGGCCACCCTGCGCATGGCGGGGCGCAACTACGGCCTCACCGGCACGCGTTATGTGCTGCATCTGCTGATCCCGGCGGCCCTGCCCTCCATCCTGTCGGGCCTGAAGATCGGCTGGGCCTTCGCCTGGCGCACCCTGATCGCGGCCGAGCTGGTGTTCGGCGCCTCCTCGGGCAAGGGCGGGCTGGGCTGGTACATCTTCCAGAACCGCAACGAGCTCTACACCGACAAGGTGTTTGCCGGCCTGGCCGTCGTGATCGCCATCGGCCTGGCGGTCGACCTGCTGGTCTTCGGCACCCTGGAAAAACTCACGGTACGCCGCTGGGGCACCCAGCACTGA
- a CDS encoding ABC transporter substrate-binding protein, whose amino-acid sequence MTSRIVSLIAAAALAGGALSAHAEGRISIAQQFGIGYLLLDVVQDQKLIEKHGKALGLDIKVDWNQISGATAMNEALLANSLDVVSAGVPPMLTLWDRTKGRQNVKAIAALGSLPNYLITKNPKVHSIKDLSDKDRIAVPAAGTGFQSRTLQIETAKVFGKDDFKRFDNISVSLPHPDATAALISGGSEIDTHFSSAPFYYQAIDANKAVHKILSSYDTLGGPATFNVLYTTQKFHDENPKTYKAFYAALLEAADFIKKDKPRAADIFIKVQKSKLAPDFVRRIVEDPENDFTASPFRTFVYADELFKLGVLKNKANSWKDYFFEEAYAQPGS is encoded by the coding sequence ATGACATCGCGCATCGTCTCCCTCATCGCCGCCGCGGCCCTCGCGGGCGGCGCGCTTTCCGCTCATGCAGAAGGCAGGATCAGCATCGCCCAGCAGTTCGGCATCGGCTACCTGCTGCTCGACGTGGTGCAGGACCAGAAACTCATCGAGAAACACGGCAAGGCGCTTGGCTTGGACATCAAGGTCGACTGGAACCAGATCTCCGGCGCCACCGCCATGAACGAGGCCCTGCTGGCCAACTCGCTCGACGTGGTCTCGGCCGGCGTGCCGCCCATGCTCACCCTGTGGGACCGCACCAAGGGCCGGCAGAACGTGAAGGCCATCGCCGCGCTGGGCTCGCTGCCCAACTACCTGATCACCAAAAACCCCAAGGTGCACAGCATCAAGGACCTGAGCGACAAGGACCGCATCGCCGTGCCGGCCGCCGGCACTGGCTTCCAGTCGCGCACCCTGCAAATCGAGACCGCCAAGGTCTTCGGCAAGGACGACTTCAAGCGCTTCGACAACATCTCGGTGAGCCTGCCGCATCCGGACGCGACGGCGGCGCTGATCTCGGGCGGCTCGGAGATCGACACGCACTTCTCCAGCGCACCCTTCTACTACCAGGCGATCGACGCCAACAAGGCGGTGCACAAGATCCTGAGCAGCTACGACACGCTGGGCGGCCCGGCCACCTTCAACGTGCTCTACACCACGCAGAAGTTCCACGACGAGAACCCCAAGACCTACAAGGCCTTCTACGCCGCGCTGCTCGAAGCCGCCGACTTCATCAAAAAGGACAAGCCGCGCGCAGCCGACATCTTCATCAAGGTGCAGAAGTCCAAGCTGGCGCCGGACTTCGTGCGGCGCATCGTCGAAGACCCGGAGAACGATTTCACCGCCTCGCCCTTTCGCACCTTCGTCTATGCCGACGAGCTGTTCAAGCTGGGCGTGCTGAAGAACAAGGCCAATTCCTGGAAGGACTACTTCTTCGAAGAGGCCTACGCGCAGCCGGGCAGCTGA